A single window of Flavobacterium sp. 140616W15 DNA harbors:
- a CDS encoding bifunctional 5,10-methylenetetrahydrofolate dehydrogenase/5,10-methenyltetrahydrofolate cyclohydrolase produces MQLLDGKKTAEDIKNEIAIEVQAIKDAGGKVPHLAAVIVGNDGASLTYVGSKVKSCQQIGFDSTLVSLPETITEEELLAKIKELNEDDNLDGYIVQLPLPKHIDEQKILMAVDPDKDVDGFHPTNFGKMALEMETFIPATPFGIMQLLERYKVETAGKHTVVIGRSHIVGRPMSILMSRKGNPGDSTVTLTHSRTKNIEEFTKNADIIITALGVPNYLKAHMVKDGVVVIDVGITRVEDATHPKGYVITGDVDFNEVSKKSSFITPVPGGVGPMTIAMLLKNTLQARKMRSAKN; encoded by the coding sequence ATGCAACTACTAGACGGGAAAAAAACAGCTGAAGATATTAAAAACGAAATTGCAATAGAAGTGCAAGCGATTAAAGATGCAGGAGGTAAAGTGCCTCATTTAGCTGCTGTAATCGTTGGTAACGATGGAGCTAGTTTAACTTATGTAGGTAGTAAAGTAAAATCATGTCAACAAATAGGTTTCGATTCAACTTTGGTAAGTTTACCAGAAACGATTACTGAAGAGGAGCTGTTGGCTAAAATTAAAGAATTAAACGAAGATGATAATCTAGACGGATACATCGTACAATTGCCTTTACCAAAACATATCGACGAACAAAAGATTTTAATGGCTGTAGATCCAGATAAAGATGTAGATGGTTTTCATCCTACAAACTTTGGTAAAATGGCTTTAGAGATGGAAACTTTTATTCCAGCTACACCATTTGGAATCATGCAGTTGTTAGAACGTTATAAAGTAGAAACTGCAGGAAAACATACAGTAGTTATTGGACGTAGTCATATTGTAGGACGACCAATGAGTATTTTGATGAGCCGTAAAGGAAATCCAGGAGATTCAACAGTAACGCTTACGCATAGTAGAACTAAGAATATAGAAGAGTTTACTAAAAATGCCGATATTATTATTACAGCTTTAGGAGTTCCGAATTACTTAAAAGCACATATGGTAAAAGATGGAGTTGTAGTTATCGACGTTGGAATTACAAGAGTTGAAGACGCTACACATCCAAAAGGATATGTAATTACAGGTGATGTTGATTTTAATGAAGTAAGTAAGAAATCATCATTTATAACACCAGTTCCAGGTGGAGTAGGACCAATGACCATTGCAATGTTACTTAAAAACACATTGCAGGCAAGAAAAATGCGAAGTGCTAAAAACTAA
- a CDS encoding LytTR family DNA-binding domain-containing protein, whose amino-acid sequence MDNINVLIIEDTPAESDALSKVLIANNYTIVGVARTYAEALDLFYKNTIDIVIIDVFLDGKPEGVTFAETITIVPNGIKPFVFLTSSKDRQIFERAKLTKPFSFLLKPFNELEILYALEMAVEKFYGQTNVFLNEDQNTVISEEYLFIKKNKALKKVRIEDIIYVEVEDRYCNIITDTEKFVVLMSLTKISQFLNPAKFSQTHRNYIVNSSKIEEIIVNDNLVVLKGNHKITLSDKYKDFVRKFRILR is encoded by the coding sequence ATGGATAATATAAATGTTCTTATTATCGAAGATACTCCTGCAGAAAGTGATGCTCTTTCTAAAGTGCTTATTGCTAATAACTATACTATTGTAGGAGTAGCAAGAACCTATGCTGAAGCCCTAGATTTGTTTTATAAAAATACAATTGATATAGTAATTATAGATGTTTTTTTAGACGGAAAGCCTGAGGGGGTAACTTTTGCAGAGACAATCACAATAGTGCCTAATGGAATAAAACCATTTGTGTTTTTGACAAGCTCAAAAGATCGTCAGATTTTTGAAAGAGCCAAACTGACTAAACCTTTTAGTTTTTTGTTGAAACCATTTAATGAATTAGAAATTTTGTATGCACTAGAAATGGCTGTTGAGAAATTTTATGGACAAACAAATGTTTTTCTTAACGAAGATCAAAATACAGTTATAAGCGAAGAATATCTTTTTATAAAGAAAAATAAAGCTTTGAAAAAAGTACGAATCGAAGATATTATTTATGTAGAAGTAGAAGATCGCTATTGCAATATAATTACCGATACCGAAAAGTTTGTAGTTTTAATGTCGTTAACTAAAATTAGCCAATTTTTAAATCCAGCTAAGTTTAGTCAAACTCACCGTAATTATATTGTGAATTCAAGTAAAATAGAAGAAATAATAGTTAATGATAATCTGGTTGTTCTAAAAGGGAATCATAAGATTACATTAAGTGATAAATACAAAGACTTTGTTCGAAAGTTTCGGATATTGAGATAA
- a CDS encoding ATP-binding protein: MTKIRLLTTSILFFLSFFLFSQEQQRVGNLMSIAIEAKAQKFKERTNFNKAQMFFRQSNWDSTLVYSMKEISNVKNKELKDFCHYFRGISFKEKKLFKESKEELRKISNNFPFFYKVKMKLGEIALEQNELKNALQYFQEIEKLPNEFVYDIKNSTVLHNIGLCYLHLNKFDKAEEYLFKGANLQEAEKDTLLLIGSYMDIATLYYDQYKDKQAIPYFEKGYHLSKKVKSLELKQTATLNMAVVEENRKNFPLALAYRKEYEAWKDSLNDQNKVWAIADLEKKFALKEKQKEVNVLEAKNKVKIAERNGLLISSILLLILFVTGGYFYRQKIRNNKIILAQKNELDELNAAKDKLFSIVSHDLRASVSALKISNTKLIENLESKNFAELDVLLHNNSMIANGAYNLLDNLLNWALLQTKQAYFYKEPLQLYTIIQHVEYNYKPLMLNKNIHFENKVATSDFVYADLDSLKIIIRNVLDNAIKFSKENGKISIYSRPSDEDFCYLVIEDTGVGMSTETKEILLKETVLLSRKKNDDGIGTGLGMQLCRTMIFKNGGKFEIESEENIGTKIIIILPKANNNG; encoded by the coding sequence ATGACTAAAATTAGATTGTTAACCACTTCAATATTATTTTTTCTTTCCTTCTTTCTTTTTTCTCAAGAACAACAACGTGTTGGTAATTTAATGTCCATTGCAATTGAAGCAAAAGCCCAAAAATTTAAAGAAAGAACCAATTTTAATAAAGCTCAGATGTTTTTTAGACAAAGTAATTGGGATTCAACTTTGGTCTATTCTATGAAAGAAATTAGTAATGTTAAAAATAAAGAACTAAAAGATTTCTGCCATTATTTTAGAGGAATTAGTTTTAAAGAAAAAAAACTCTTTAAGGAATCTAAAGAAGAACTAAGAAAAATTTCTAATAATTTTCCGTTCTTTTATAAAGTAAAAATGAAATTAGGTGAAATTGCATTAGAGCAAAATGAATTAAAAAATGCCTTGCAATATTTTCAAGAAATAGAAAAGCTGCCTAATGAATTTGTCTATGATATTAAAAATAGTACTGTTTTACATAACATAGGATTATGTTATTTACACCTCAATAAATTTGATAAAGCAGAAGAGTATCTCTTTAAAGGTGCCAATCTGCAAGAAGCTGAAAAAGACACTTTATTATTGATAGGATCTTATATGGATATAGCTACTCTGTATTATGACCAATACAAAGACAAACAGGCAATTCCTTATTTTGAGAAAGGATATCATTTATCTAAAAAAGTTAAATCATTAGAATTAAAGCAAACAGCAACTTTAAATATGGCTGTGGTTGAAGAAAATAGAAAAAACTTTCCATTAGCCTTGGCATATCGAAAAGAGTATGAAGCTTGGAAAGATTCTTTAAATGATCAGAATAAAGTATGGGCGATTGCTGACTTGGAAAAGAAATTTGCATTAAAAGAAAAACAAAAAGAGGTTAATGTACTTGAGGCGAAGAATAAGGTGAAAATAGCCGAAAGAAATGGTTTGCTAATATCTTCTATATTATTATTAATCTTGTTTGTTACGGGGGGGTATTTTTACAGGCAAAAAATAAGAAATAATAAAATTATACTAGCTCAAAAAAATGAATTAGATGAATTAAATGCGGCAAAAGATAAATTGTTTTCGATAGTAAGTCATGATCTTAGGGCGTCAGTGAGCGCTTTGAAAATTAGTAATACTAAATTAATTGAGAACCTTGAAAGTAAGAATTTTGCCGAACTTGATGTGTTGCTCCATAACAACAGTATGATTGCCAATGGTGCTTATAATTTGTTAGACAACCTGCTTAATTGGGCTTTACTACAAACAAAACAAGCTTATTTTTATAAGGAACCGTTGCAATTGTATACTATCATACAACATGTAGAATATAATTATAAGCCTTTAATGCTTAATAAAAATATTCATTTTGAAAACAAGGTTGCTACTTCAGATTTTGTATATGCAGATTTGGATTCGCTAAAGATAATTATTCGAAATGTACTTGATAATGCTATTAAATTTTCAAAAGAGAATGGGAAAATTTCGATTTATTCAAGACCTTCAGATGAAGATTTTTGTTATTTAGTGATAGAAGATACAGGAGTTGGAATGAGCACTGAAACGAAGGAAATACTTTTAAAAGAAACAGTTTTACTTTCTAGAAAGAAAAACGATGACGGGATAGGAACGGGATTAGGAATGCAATTGTGTAGAACAATGATTTTTAAAAATGGAGGAAAGTTTGAAATTGAAAGTGAAGAAAATATTGGAACTAAAATAATTATAATATTACCAAAGGCTAATAATAATGGATAA
- a CDS encoding GDSL-type esterase/lipase family protein: MNKLIIFFCCLLFASNNKAQKAEPILMTKKMISNIDTTTVEPLVGNQIYNAKVLDNFFKRLKDNENHSNHKINIVHIGDSHIQSDLMTNEIRKDLQKELGNAGRGFIFPYSLAKTNGSYNERFRSNKVWESYRNILPVKDCPMGLSGIALWRNTDGFVIEVNVKDPVYKFNTIKIITPKNQHMFDLATRIQTNMIQSSERKVITHKIKKGEAISLIADKYNVSIAEIKRANHLKSNAIRAGRTLKIVTNETRPKTISQSQYVPLDIESDSFSHYYNTEQALDKIYLIPNKDAKKYELNGLILEKNSSGLIYSGIGVNGAKFSDYNKYPVFFEQLKSLHPDMIVLSLGTNESYDRLEASSYIKQLREFISNLKAQNIHVPVLVMTPPPSLLKGRKPNTFVADYTKHIYETAQTDGLAVWDLYNEFGGMQGIGKLKAEGLIGPDWVHYSKKGYEKQGNLFSKALLNEYNNFKLKK; encoded by the coding sequence ATGAATAAACTTATTATTTTCTTTTGTTGTCTTCTTTTTGCGTCTAATAATAAAGCACAAAAGGCAGAGCCAATTTTAATGACCAAAAAAATGATTAGCAATATAGATACAACAACTGTAGAGCCTTTGGTAGGAAATCAAATTTATAATGCGAAAGTATTAGATAACTTTTTTAAGAGATTAAAAGACAATGAAAATCATAGTAACCATAAAATAAATATTGTTCATATAGGAGATTCACACATTCAGAGTGATCTGATGACAAATGAAATTCGAAAAGATCTCCAAAAAGAATTAGGAAATGCAGGAAGAGGTTTTATTTTTCCATATTCATTAGCAAAAACAAATGGTTCTTATAACGAACGTTTCCGTTCGAATAAAGTTTGGGAAAGCTATCGAAATATTCTTCCAGTAAAAGATTGTCCAATGGGCTTAAGCGGAATAGCACTTTGGAGAAACACAGATGGGTTTGTAATCGAAGTTAATGTAAAAGATCCAGTGTATAAGTTTAATACAATCAAGATCATTACACCTAAAAACCAGCATATGTTTGATTTGGCAACTCGCATTCAAACAAATATGATTCAATCCTCGGAGCGAAAAGTAATTACGCATAAAATCAAAAAAGGAGAGGCAATCTCGCTTATTGCGGATAAATACAACGTTTCGATTGCGGAGATAAAAAGAGCCAATCATTTAAAATCGAATGCTATTAGAGCGGGGAGGACATTAAAGATTGTAACAAATGAAACACGCCCTAAAACAATCTCACAATCACAATACGTTCCTTTAGATATAGAATCAGATTCATTCTCACATTACTATAATACAGAGCAAGCGTTAGATAAAATTTATCTTATTCCAAATAAAGATGCTAAGAAATATGAGCTTAACGGATTGATTCTCGAGAAAAATTCGTCAGGATTAATTTATAGCGGTATTGGAGTAAATGGTGCAAAGTTCTCTGATTATAATAAATATCCAGTTTTCTTTGAGCAACTAAAATCGTTGCATCCTGATATGATAGTTTTGTCATTAGGAACAAACGAAAGTTATGATAGATTAGAAGCTTCGAGTTACATAAAACAATTAAGAGAGTTTATAAGCAATCTAAAAGCGCAAAATATTCATGTTCCTGTACTAGTTATGACGCCACCGCCATCATTATTAAAAGGAAGAAAACCCAATACATTTGTTGCCGATTATACAAAACACATATATGAAACAGCTCAGACAGATGGATTAGCAGTTTGGGATCTGTATAATGAGTTTGGAGGTATGCAAGGAATCGGAAAGCTAAAAGCCGAAGGATTAATAGGTCCAGATTGGGTACATTATTCCAAAAAAGGATATGAAAAACAAGGAAACTTGTTCTCGAAAGCATTATTAAACGAATACAATAATTTTAAATTAAAAAAATAA
- a CDS encoding MBOAT family protein — MITVDSINDWFVQNFGALTLEQVKGWFIYNPEEKLLFNTGLFLGLFLVFYFVYAFLRKTFYLRLTYVILFSLFFYYKSSGIYFLLLLVSSVVDYGLSQIIYNETVKSRKKIYLIISVILNLGLLGYFKYMNFMIVTYNDMFHGNFELHDIFLPVGISFYTFQSMSYIIEIYREEIKPTKNYIEYLFFVSFFPQLVAGPIVRAKDFLPQIYQKLNLTKEDVNNALFLIIGGLIKKTVISNYISVNFVDRVFDTPMSYTSFENLMASYGYAIQIYCDFSGYSDMAIGIALLLGFKLPANFRTPYKSVSITDFWRRWHISLSTWLKDFLYISIGGNREGTFAGFLFPSLFFFGLLLWGITNSAESIVPLVIAVGGIAVFCLSFLLSSKLKQTMVTNFNLFTTMLLGGLWHGAGAQFIIWGALHGLALAVHKIVVELFPSKKESNGFSSIWKFFSILLTFHFVVFCWIFFRAKDFDTAIQVINNIGQLTFEPEHWQTIIIGYKNVFLLMLFGYVWHFLPETIIAKMKFVFDNTPLIGKAIVLGFVYWIVYATAVAGSQPFIYFQF, encoded by the coding sequence TTGATAACAGTTGATAGCATTAATGATTGGTTCGTTCAAAATTTTGGTGCGCTTACATTAGAACAAGTTAAGGGTTGGTTTATATATAATCCAGAAGAAAAATTATTATTCAATACCGGTTTATTCTTAGGATTGTTTTTGGTTTTTTATTTTGTGTATGCTTTTTTACGCAAAACATTTTATTTAAGATTAACGTATGTTATTCTATTCTCGCTTTTCTTTTATTATAAATCTAGCGGAATATATTTTTTACTATTATTAGTCTCCTCAGTTGTAGATTACGGATTGAGTCAAATAATTTACAATGAAACTGTAAAGTCTCGAAAGAAAATATACCTGATAATAAGTGTAATCCTAAACTTAGGATTGCTAGGGTATTTCAAGTACATGAACTTTATGATTGTTACATATAACGATATGTTTCATGGTAATTTTGAGCTACATGATATTTTTCTTCCAGTGGGAATTTCATTTTATACATTTCAATCGATGAGTTATATCATTGAGATTTATCGTGAAGAGATTAAACCAACGAAAAATTATATTGAGTATTTATTCTTTGTTTCTTTCTTCCCGCAATTAGTTGCTGGACCAATTGTAAGAGCCAAAGATTTCTTGCCACAGATATATCAAAAATTAAACCTTACCAAAGAGGATGTAAATAATGCCTTGTTTTTAATTATTGGAGGTTTAATTAAGAAAACAGTGATTTCGAATTATATCTCAGTCAACTTTGTAGACCGTGTTTTTGATACGCCTATGAGTTACACCTCATTCGAGAATTTAATGGCGTCTTATGGATATGCAATCCAAATTTATTGTGATTTCTCAGGATATTCAGATATGGCAATCGGAATTGCATTATTACTTGGGTTTAAATTACCAGCTAACTTTAGAACACCATATAAATCGGTGTCGATTACTGATTTCTGGAGAAGATGGCATATTTCGTTATCAACTTGGTTAAAAGACTTTTTATATATATCTATTGGAGGAAACAGAGAAGGGACATTTGCAGGATTTTTATTTCCTAGTTTATTCTTCTTCGGATTATTACTTTGGGGAATTACAAACTCAGCAGAGAGTATTGTTCCGCTGGTAATAGCAGTAGGTGGAATAGCTGTTTTTTGTTTGTCATTTTTGCTTTCAAGCAAATTAAAACAGACGATGGTGACTAATTTTAATTTATTTACAACAATGCTTTTAGGAGGATTGTGGCACGGCGCAGGAGCCCAGTTTATAATCTGGGGAGCATTACACGGATTAGCTTTGGCAGTTCATAAAATAGTTGTAGAGCTTTTTCCTTCTAAGAAAGAAAGTAACGGATTCAGTTCTATTTGGAAATTCTTCTCGATATTACTTACATTTCACTTTGTAGTTTTCTGTTGGATATTCTTCCGTGCAAAAGATTTTGATACGGCAATACAAGTAATTAACAATATTGGTCAGTTAACATTTGAACCAGAGCATTGGCAAACAATAATAATAGGATATAAAAATGTATTTTTATTGATGTTATTTGGTTATGTATGGCACTTTTTACCAGAAACTATTATAGCTAAAATGAAGTTTGTGTTCGATAATACTCCATTAATAGGAAAAGCAATAGTTTTAGGATTTGTATATTGGATAGTTTACGCAACAGCAGTTGCAGGTTCACAACCATTTATCTATTTTCAATTTTAA
- a CDS encoding SGNH/GDSL hydrolase family protein has product MNTKSYFFQSFAIIALAFVAFIGFKQILPDKIFPESKVDSKNVLVDSMLLESFEKEGVSKKGDSTDADQQGQENITFNSNEGIEFPSETFDDYKGYQYLISFYDKLYQLEKHPEAKVRIAYYGDSMTDGDLIVQDVRNNYQERFGGTGVGFVSISSESSASRASVKSLSSKNWKAQSYLNVKKPISPFGVNGHVFFANDKSNSTWVSYEAGLSKFATSLDNPTLYYGKSSKSGKVNFIIGKDTISKILAPNNLVNTIKVTSKSIKGFKANFIHADSIPIYGFNFDNGSGVHVDNFSQRGNSGMPISIFDANVMQSFNANLKYDLIILHYGTNVLNYGTKNYSWYGKGMTKAVNKIKASFPGVSILIISTADKSTKYDMQMKTDSAVVPLMKAQKRYALETESGFVNLYTLMGGDGSMVKWVDEAPAKANKDYTHFNQRGAKAIGGLLYDQLNKGYEQYKVLREKREAGIKKGKTVRKTNTDSMSVINDSVDE; this is encoded by the coding sequence GTGAATACAAAATCTTATTTTTTTCAGTCTTTTGCAATTATTGCATTAGCATTTGTAGCTTTCATTGGTTTTAAACAAATATTACCAGATAAAATTTTCCCTGAAAGTAAAGTTGACTCCAAAAATGTACTTGTGGATAGTATGCTTTTAGAATCATTTGAAAAAGAGGGAGTATCTAAAAAAGGAGATAGTACTGATGCTGACCAGCAAGGACAGGAGAATATTACTTTTAATTCTAATGAGGGTATAGAATTTCCATCGGAAACTTTCGATGATTATAAGGGATATCAATACCTGATTTCTTTTTACGATAAATTATACCAATTAGAAAAACATCCAGAAGCAAAAGTAAGAATTGCCTATTATGGTGATTCAATGACAGATGGTGATTTAATCGTGCAAGATGTTAGAAATAATTACCAAGAGCGATTTGGAGGTACAGGAGTTGGGTTTGTTTCTATCAGTTCAGAGTCATCTGCATCACGAGCTTCGGTGAAATCATTATCTTCTAAAAACTGGAAGGCACAATCATATCTTAATGTAAAGAAACCGATAAGTCCTTTTGGAGTAAATGGACACGTCTTTTTTGCAAATGACAAGTCAAATTCAACTTGGGTTTCATACGAAGCAGGTTTAAGTAAATTTGCTACTAGTTTGGATAATCCAACTTTGTATTACGGAAAATCATCAAAATCAGGGAAAGTAAATTTCATAATAGGTAAAGATACTATATCCAAAATTCTTGCTCCAAATAATTTGGTCAACACTATAAAAGTGACTTCTAAAAGTATAAAAGGATTTAAAGCTAATTTTATTCATGCAGATTCAATTCCAATTTATGGCTTTAATTTTGATAATGGAAGTGGAGTCCATGTAGACAACTTTTCGCAAAGAGGGAATTCGGGAATGCCAATTTCTATTTTTGACGCCAATGTAATGCAAAGTTTTAATGCCAATTTAAAATATGACTTGATCATACTTCATTATGGAACTAACGTTTTGAATTATGGTACAAAAAATTATTCTTGGTACGGAAAAGGGATGACTAAAGCGGTTAATAAAATAAAAGCATCTTTTCCAGGAGTTTCTATTTTAATCATTTCGACTGCCGATAAATCGACAAAATATGATATGCAAATGAAAACTGATTCAGCAGTTGTTCCTTTAATGAAAGCTCAAAAACGTTATGCTTTAGAGACAGAATCAGGATTTGTGAATTTATATACTTTGATGGGTGGAGACGGTTCAATGGTAAAATGGGTAGATGAAGCACCAGCAAAAGCGAATAAAGATTATACGCATTTTAATCAACGCGGAGCCAAAGCAATTGGAGGATTACTTTATGATCAATTAAATAAAGGATACGAACAATATAAAGTTTTACGTGAAAAAAGAGAAGCGGGCATAAAAAAAGGAAAAACAGTCAGGAAAACAAATACAGACTCTATGTCTGTAATAAACGATAGTGTAGATGAATAA
- a CDS encoding glycosyl hydrolase family 18 protein, whose product MAWIKKANSAMFKGADWNTLIKKVPNCTLEEAKRIAIKNPKITFFFFCREGMILENLGDKGIFNPGDAVFFSGEPWYGSAPQCDSYQKTGMSVAYVTLSEIQTAGCYTMADGSAAVDVVCIFAANINLKPFPSKMIELAPNTKVPDGYPYAVGNPEYAGLTSAVVQELQNKGITVLLTFLNNWDDSGWSEFPDAATAANFAEQLKEVVDRLGLDGIDIDDEYSKNPNQNPSSLVMVTTMMKRLMPDIIISKALFEDSQYFTPVYQNRTLVDNLSYGWEMSYWETPENRLPVYYELGMAKNTLVCGFESGKSPEPLTTAVEWLKNNSYGGVMVYAFQEQPNVDLLGNLVNDWYGSGNWNKLPNCS is encoded by the coding sequence ATGGCCTGGATCAAAAAAGCTAATTCGGCAATGTTTAAAGGTGCAGACTGGAATACTTTAATTAAAAAAGTTCCGAATTGTACTCTAGAAGAAGCGAAACGTATTGCAATTAAAAATCCAAAAATTACCTTCTTCTTCTTTTGTAGAGAAGGAATGATTCTTGAAAATTTGGGGGATAAAGGGATTTTTAATCCTGGAGATGCAGTATTTTTTAGTGGAGAGCCTTGGTATGGAAGTGCACCGCAATGTGATTCATATCAAAAAACAGGTATGTCTGTCGCTTATGTAACTTTAAGTGAAATTCAAACAGCTGGTTGTTATACAATGGCAGATGGGAGCGCCGCAGTTGATGTAGTTTGCATTTTTGCAGCTAATATAAATCTGAAGCCTTTTCCTTCAAAAATGATAGAATTGGCTCCCAATACCAAAGTGCCTGATGGATATCCATATGCAGTTGGTAACCCTGAGTATGCTGGACTTACATCAGCAGTAGTTCAAGAGCTACAAAATAAAGGGATAACGGTATTGCTAACTTTTTTGAATAATTGGGATGATTCAGGATGGTCTGAGTTTCCAGATGCCGCAACAGCAGCAAATTTTGCAGAACAGTTAAAAGAGGTAGTAGACAGATTGGGATTAGACGGAATTGATATTGATGATGAATACAGTAAAAATCCTAACCAGAATCCATCTTCATTAGTTATGGTTACTACAATGATGAAAAGACTTATGCCTGATATCATTATTTCGAAGGCTTTATTTGAAGATAGTCAATATTTTACTCCTGTTTACCAAAACAGGACTTTGGTAGATAACCTTTCTTATGGTTGGGAGATGTCTTATTGGGAAACGCCAGAAAATAGACTTCCTGTTTATTATGAATTGGGAATGGCTAAAAATACATTAGTTTGTGGTTTCGAATCAGGGAAATCACCAGAACCACTAACTACGGCTGTTGAATGGTTGAAGAATAATAGTTACGGAGGAGTTATGGTTTATGCATTCCAAGAGCAACCCAATGTAGATTTGTTAGGTAATCTTGTAAATGATTGGTATGGAAGTGGTAATTGGAATAAATTACCAAATTGTTCCTAA
- the ffh gene encoding signal recognition particle protein, which produces MFDNLSDKLDKAFHILKGHGKITEVNVAETLKEVRRALLDADVNFKIAKDFTTKVKEKAIGQDVLTTLQPGQLLVKLVKDELTELMGGDVAGINLSGTPSVILMSGLQGSGKTTFSGKLANYLKTKKNKKPLLVACDIYRPAAINQLHVVGDQIGVEVYSEPENKNPVEIAQNAIKHAKANGFNVVIVDTAGRLAVDQEMMDEIARVHKAIQPQETLFVVDAMTGQDAVNTAKAFNDILNFDGVILTKLDGDTRGGAAISIKSVVNKPIKFVGTGEKMDAIDVFYPIRMAERILGMGDVVSLVERAQEQFDEEEARKIQKKIAKNEFGFDDFLSQIQQVKKMGNMKDLVGMIPGASKAMKDVEIEDDAFKHIEAIIHSMTPLERSKPAVIDVKRKARIAKGSGTKIEQVNQLMKQFDQMSKMMKMMQGPGGKNLMKMMGGMKGMPGGMPR; this is translated from the coding sequence ATGTTTGATAATTTAAGTGATAAGTTAGATAAAGCCTTCCATATATTAAAAGGACACGGTAAAATTACAGAAGTAAACGTTGCCGAAACTTTAAAAGAAGTTCGTCGTGCCTTACTTGATGCCGATGTTAACTTTAAAATTGCTAAAGATTTTACTACCAAAGTAAAAGAAAAAGCAATAGGTCAAGACGTTTTAACTACGTTACAACCAGGACAATTATTAGTTAAGTTGGTAAAAGACGAACTTACTGAGTTAATGGGGGGTGATGTAGCAGGAATAAACTTGTCAGGAACACCAAGCGTTATCTTAATGTCAGGATTGCAAGGATCAGGGAAAACTACTTTCTCAGGAAAACTTGCTAATTATTTAAAAACAAAAAAGAATAAAAAACCGCTTTTAGTAGCGTGTGATATATACCGTCCAGCGGCGATAAACCAATTGCATGTTGTAGGAGATCAAATAGGAGTTGAGGTTTACTCAGAACCAGAAAATAAAAATCCTGTAGAGATTGCACAGAATGCGATTAAACATGCTAAAGCTAACGGATTTAATGTTGTTATTGTCGATACAGCAGGACGTTTAGCCGTAGATCAGGAAATGATGGACGAGATTGCACGTGTTCACAAAGCAATCCAGCCGCAAGAAACTTTATTTGTTGTGGATGCTATGACAGGTCAGGATGCTGTAAATACTGCAAAAGCATTTAATGATATATTAAACTTCGACGGAGTTATCCTTACCAAGTTAGATGGAGATACACGTGGAGGAGCTGCTATTTCAATTAAATCAGTAGTAAACAAACCAATTAAGTTTGTAGGTACAGGAGAGAAGATGGACGCAATCGATGTGTTCTATCCTATTCGTATGGCAGAGCGTATACTTGGTATGGGTGATGTTGTGTCGTTAGTAGAAAGAGCACAAGAACAATTTGATGAAGAAGAAGCAAGAAAAATTCAAAAGAAAATCGCTAAGAACGAATTTGGTTTTGATGATTTCTTATCGCAAATTCAGCAAGTAAAGAAAATGGGTAATATGAAAGACTTGGTAGGAATGATACCAGGAGCCTCAAAAGCCATGAAGGATGTAGAAATTGAAGATGATGCTTTCAAGCATATTGAAGCAATCATACACTCGATGACGCCATTAGAAAGAAGTAAGCCAGCAGTAATCGATGTGAAAAGGAAAGCTAGAATCGCAAAAGGTTCCGGAACCAAAATCGAGCAAGTAAATCAACTGATGAAGCAGTTCGACCAAATGAGCAAAATGATGAAAATGATGCAAGGCCCAGGCGGAAAGAATTTAATGAAAATGATGGGAGGCATGAAAGGAATGCCAGGAGGAATGCCGAGATAA
- a CDS encoding mannan-binding lectin: MATFKVNIPAGPIWNQQDANEKAPLVAAAHQGKWTGQWSTVVENQMSVVELELNVKSGGNNEFKTNVLAGPLWSNDEAQKVGSVIAASYGAEFTGQWSTIVQGQMSVIEIKYTF, from the coding sequence ATGGCAACATTTAAAGTTAATATCCCAGCAGGTCCTATTTGGAATCAACAAGATGCAAATGAAAAAGCCCCTTTAGTAGCAGCTGCACATCAAGGTAAATGGACAGGACAATGGAGTACCGTTGTAGAAAATCAAATGAGTGTAGTTGAATTAGAATTAAACGTAAAAAGTGGAGGAAATAACGAATTTAAAACTAATGTTTTGGCTGGACCATTATGGAGTAATGATGAGGCTCAAAAAGTGGGCTCTGTAATTGCAGCTTCATATGGCGCAGAATTCACAGGACAATGGTCAACAATCGTACAAGGGCAGATGAGCGTAATAGAAATTAAATATACTTTTTAA